A genomic region of Alnus glutinosa chromosome 11, dhAlnGlut1.1, whole genome shotgun sequence contains the following coding sequences:
- the LOC133881048 gene encoding uncharacterized protein LOC133881048, translated as MPRIEFQEVELVDISTLQHDPGLRPQMWEYLVNQQDEIRHAYLKDGPYRFIPPDSPGYPFSGKGKNRRRFQSSWYKMFPWLEYSPTKDAAYCLPCYLFCKKPTGRFGANAFTIDGFRNWKKVNDGMNCAFLVHMGNGPYSPHNNAVKYCDTLMNQSQHIDKVIDKQTSEEKMNNRLRLKTSIDSIRYLISQGCALRGHDESPDSLNRGNFLELIKLISIYNEDVAKIVLENASQNAKYTSHHVQKEILHVLAKRVRDAIREEIGKSKFCIIVDEARDESKREQMAIVLRFVDKDGFIQERFFDIIHVKDTSALTLKNNISDVLSRYCLDIQSIRGQGYDGANNMRGEWKGLEALFLSDCPCAYYVHCFTHRLQLALVAASREVVYVHEFFSNLNFIINVVGASCKRHDKLQAAQAAEIAHLIAIDELETGKGANQIGTLKRAGDSRWGSHYHSICSLIRVFGPTCLVLENIIKGGSTYSQRGDANAAYKMITSFKFIFILHLMMKIMGTTDCLCQHLQQKSQDILNAMKLVSSTKTLLKKLRDEDWDNLLEEVVSFSKKFEIDIPDLSARYVEGRGRHQRDHITVEHHYHFDIFNATIDFQLQELNSQFDEGAIDLLTLSSSLNPNDAYKSFNIDDICSLVEKYYSLDFSEQEKIHLRYQLKHFELDVLNHPKLKNLSSTAELCRGLIETGKSEIYYLINRLIRLILTLPVSTVTTERAFSAMKIVKTRLRNKMEDEFLADNLVVYIEKEISESFNSDLILDDFVSLRARRMQF; from the coding sequence ATGCCAAGAATTGAATTTCAAGAAGTTGAGTTAGTTGACATTTCTACTCTACAACATGATCCAGGGTTACGTCCTCAAATGTGGGAATATCTTGTTAATCAACAGGATGAAATTAGACATGCTTATCTTAAAGACGGTCCATATAGATTCATTCCTCCTGATAGTCCTGGATATCCGTTttcaggaaaaggaaaaaatcgtCGGAGATTTCAATCATCTTGGTATAAAATGTTTCCTTGGTTAGAATACTCTCCTACAAAAGATGCTGCTTATTGTTTACCCTGTTATCTATTTTGTAAAAAGCCAACGGGACGGTTTGGAGCTAATGCATTTACTATTGACGGATTTCGTAATTGGAAGAAGGTTAATGATGGTATGAATTGTGCTTTTTTGGTCCATATGGGAAATGGGCCATATTCACCTCATAATAATGCTGTTAAGTATTGTGACACTTTGATGAATCAATCTCAACATATTGATAAGGTGATAGATAAGCAAACttcagaagaaaaaatgaacaatcGATTGCGATTGAAGACTTCAATTGATTCTATTCGGTATTTAATATCTCAGGGATGTGCTCttagaggtcatgatgaaaGTCCCGATTCATTAAATCGTGGCAATTTTCTTGAGTTGATAAAACTTATCTCCATTTACAACGAGGATGTTGCTAAGATTGTTTTAGAAAATGCTTCACAAAATGCTAAATATACTTCACATCATGTCCAAAAAGAGATTTTACATGTCTTGGCAAAGAGGGTACGAGATGCAATTCGTGAAGAAATTGGTAAATCAAAATTTTGCATTATTGTTGATGAGGCACGAGATGAGTCTAAGAGAGAACAAATGGCTattgttttgagatttgttgacaaagatgGATTTATACAAGAACGCTTCTTTGATATTATTCATGTTAAAGATACATCGGCGTTgaccttaaaaaataatatatctgATGTTCTTTCTCGATATTGTCTTGATATTCAAAGTATTCGTGGACAAGGGTATGATGGTGCTAACAATATGCGTGGTGAATGGAAAGGATTGGAAGCATTATTTCTTAGTGATTGTCCTTGTGCATACTATGTTCATTGTTTTACTCATCGATTGCAATTAGCATTAGTTGCTGCATCTCGAGAGGTAGTTTATGTTCATGAgttcttttcaaatttgaatttcattatcaatGTGGTTGGTGCTTCATGTAAACGTCATGATAAACTACAAGCAGCTCAAGCAGCAGAAATCGCACATTTGATAGCTATTGATGAACTAGAAACTGGAAAAGGAGCTAACCAAATTGGCACTTTGAAACGAGCTGGTGATTCTCGATGGGGTTCTCATTATCATTCTATTTGTAGCCTAATAAGGGTGTTTGGTCCTACTTGTTTAGTGCTTGAAAATATTATCAAAGGAGGATCTACTTACTCTCAACGTGGGGATGCTAATGCTGCTTATAAAATGATTACATCCTTCAAATTCATattcattttacatttgatgatGAAAATCATGGGTACTACCGATTGTCTTTGTCAACATTTacagcaaaaatctcaagacatcTTGAATGCTATGAAGCTAGTTTCTAGTACAAAAACACTACTCAAAAAattgagagatgaagattgggATAATTTGCTTGAGGAAGTAGTATCTTTctccaagaaatttgaaattgacattcCAGATTTGAGTGCTCGTTATGTTGAAGGTCGAGGTCGTCATCAACGGGATCACATCACGGTCgagcatcattatcattttgacatattcaatgcTACTATAGACTTTCAATTGCAAGAGCTCAACAGTCAATTTGATGAAGGAGCAATAGATCTTTTGACACTTAGTTCATCTTTGAATCCAAATGATGCTTATAAATCCTTTAACATTGATGATATTTGTAGTCTTGTGGAGAAGTACTACTCTCTTGATTTTTCTGAGCAAGAGAAAATTCATTTGAGATATCAGTTGAAGCattttgaacttgatgtgcTTAatcatccaaaattaaaaaacttgtcTTCCACTGCGGAATTATGTCGAGGATTGATAGAGACAGGAAAATCAGAGATATACTATCTTATTAATAGATTGATTCGTCTTATTTTGACTCTTCCAGTGTCTACAGTGACTACTGAACGGGCGTTTTCAGCTATGAAGATTGTTAAAACAAGACTTCGTAACAAAATGGAGGATGAGTTTCTTGCAGATAATTTAGTTGTCTACATTGAAAAGGAAATTTCTGAAAGTTTCAATTCAGATttgatacttgatgattttgtttctctaaggGCGCGTAGGATGCAATTTTAG
- the LOC133881049 gene encoding germin-like protein subfamily 1 member 16 has translation QDFCVAVNSSTQAVFVNGKFCKDPKLVNASDFFFQGLNIPRNTTNQLGSNVTLLTVDDIFGLNTLGMSIARLDFAPYGLNQPHIHPRASEILVVLQGTLYVGFVTSDNRLITKTLNAGDLFVFPIGLIHFQLNVRATNAVAFASLGSQNPGRTNIAENVFGANPPINPDVLTKAFQLDKNVVDSLQKKFAS, from the exons caagACTTTTGTGTTGCTGTTAACAGTTCCACTCAGGCTG TATTTGTGAATGGAAAGTTTTGCAAGGACCCAAAGCTTGTCAATGCTAGTGATTTCTTCTTTCAAGGACTAAACATTCCCAGAAACACTACAAATCAACTTGGGTCGAATGTCACTCTTTTGACTGTGGACGACATATTTGGCCTCAATACACTGGGTATGTCCATAGCTCGCTTAGACTTTGCACCGTACGGCCTAAATCAACCCCATATTCATCCTCGTGCCTCAGAGATTTTAGTAGTCTTACAGGGTACTTTGTACGTTGGCTTTGTCACATCGGATAACCGCCTCATCACCAAGACTCTAAACGCAGGAGACCTCTTCGTCTTCCCAATTGGTCTCATTCACTTCCAGCTTAATGTAAGAGCGACCAATGCTGTTGCTTTTGCCAGTCTTGGTAGCCAAAATCCTGGGCGCACCAACATAGCAGAGAATGTCTTTGGAGCCAATCCACCTATCAATCCGGATGTTCTCACCAAGGCCTTCCAATTGGACAAGAATGTGGTTGACTCTCTTCAGAAAAAATTCGCGAGTTAG